The sequence TATGGAAGAATTGGTGTTGGTGTTGCAGAATTAATTGCTGCCATTTTATTACTCATTCCTTCCGTTAGATTTTCAGGTGCTTTGATGGGTATAGGCTTAATGACAGGGGCTTTAATAGGACATATGACTAAACTGGGCATTGAGGTTATGGGTGATGGCGGTTATTTGTTCGCTCTTTGTCTTATTGTTTTACTGGCTTGTTTGTTGTGTTTCTTTTTAGAAAGAAAACAGGTATTACCATTCCTAAAACGTGTATTTAGTTTCAGGTAGAAACACAAAAAATTTTACCACTTCCGTTTTCGTTTTTGATAGCGCTTTTCGTTTTGGTTTTAAGAAAAAAAAGGTGAAATACAAAAACCGCCACTACCCTATGAAAGGGTTAATTTTATTTCCCGTCAGATTGTAAGTAGTAGCCATTAGTCTATCATTTATCTTGATTAGAAACATACGATCCGCCTCTAGAGTCTAACTAGTGGTCTCAAGAGCTTATAACTGAAAAACAGGCTTCATGGCAATTTGCTCTGCTGCCAATAAATTATTGAATAATTAATTTACCGGTTTTCACAATAGAATTTCCAGACTTTAAAGCATACAAATAAATGCCTGCTGAAATTTCAGGAAGAGGAATAATCTCGCTATTGCTATCTAAAACTTTACTAAGTAAAACTCTCCCGGTAATATCATATAAAGTCATAGAACCATTTTCCAAAATTTTATCTTGCTTTACCAAAATGCCAGCGTCAGTTACATATGCCTTAATAGTTGTATTTGATAAATACAGATTAGAAATACCTGTGGTGGTATTATTAGTTCCTGCAGAGATGGATTGAGCTTGAACTACTGCTTTAGTTGCTGTTTCCTGAAGTATAGCCAAAGTGAAAATTCTGGAAAAATTCCATGCAGCATTTACTGTCGAAGACATGGAATAGACAACTGAATCTCCAACTGAAGCGGGTAAGGAGATATTTAAACCCGTTGCGCCCGTCAGTGATTTTCTGAATACGTCGAAATGCACGGGCTCTCCGTTAGATCCTGTGTAATTGAGAGTATCTTCAGCCAAAACCACAAATAAGCTTAATCCGGCTAAGGAATGCATGGCTTCCGTTTTAATTACAACGCGCGATCTGATAGAGTCGTTACCATATTTTGTCTGACGAATAGTAATACTCGCGGGAGACATTTGTCCTAAATGCGGCGTAAAAATGGAAGAAGATCCATAATTTACAGAAGTAGAAACAGGAACGCCTTGTATTACCAGCACTGGCGTACCACCATAAACACCATAATAATTAGTGCGCGCGTCGTTTTCTAAAACATTGTGCTGACTTAAAACACAGCCGCTGTAGGGAGCGCTTGGATGCACCGCTAAATGAATTACATCCGTTTGCGCAGTATAGTTAGTATAAAACCCAGGGTTGCGGGAAGCGCAAATGCTGCATTTGGTATTTGTAAAATGCTCAACCACCACTTTTTTTGGTACTTGACAAAAGCCTATCTGAGCTATATAAATAAATGCAAAAAGTAAACTAGATTTTTTCATAATAGGATGTTTTAAATAATTACAAGTAAGCTTTGGAGTTTTCCAGTTACAAAACAAATGTAAAAAGCACAATACGACTTTAATGTCGGGTAGACGACGTATTGCCAACTTTTTCAAACTTAAATTTGAATCAACTTCATTACGATGAGGGATTTGGTTTAA is a genomic window of Sphingobacteriaceae bacterium containing:
- a CDS encoding DoxX family protein, giving the protein MTKSTKIISWISALVASIIMLQTLYFKFSAAPESVYIFTQLGLEPYGRIGVGVAELIAAILLLIPSVRFSGALMGIGLMTGALIGHMTKLGIEVMGDGGYLFALCLIVLLACLLCFFLERKQVLPFLKRVFSFR